A single window of Dehalococcoidia bacterium DNA harbors:
- a CDS encoding DEAD/DEAH box helicase family protein, whose protein sequence is MNHHVNAIAGRMSLRPPQRLSLEILDRVTEVVPPKKGADVAAALDAIHSDFPSVTDFEREFPSLCFALATGVGKTRLMGAFITYLHLAHGINNFFVLAPNLTIYNKLIADFTPGTPKYVFKGIAEFATNAPEIITGDNYESRARTLFDALIRCKVNIFNISKINTEVRGGKSPRIKRLSEYIGESYFDYLAALPDLVLLMDESHRYRASAGVRAINELKPLMGLELTATPFVETGKGAV, encoded by the coding sequence ATGAATCATCACGTGAACGCCATCGCCGGGCGAATGAGCCTGCGCCCGCCGCAGCGGCTCTCGCTGGAAATACTCGATCGAGTCACCGAGGTTGTGCCACCCAAGAAGGGAGCTGATGTCGCTGCCGCACTAGACGCCATCCACAGCGATTTCCCATCAGTGACGGATTTCGAGCGCGAGTTCCCTTCGCTGTGTTTCGCTTTGGCCACTGGTGTAGGCAAGACACGTCTCATGGGTGCCTTCATCACCTACTTGCATCTGGCTCATGGCATCAATAATTTCTTTGTCCTCGCCCCGAACCTGACCATCTATAACAAGCTCATCGCCGATTTCACTCCCGGTACGCCGAAGTATGTTTTCAAAGGCATCGCCGAGTTTGCCACTAATGCACCGGAGATCATCACCGGCGATAACTACGAATCCCGTGCTCGCACTCTATTCGATGCCTTAATCCGCTGCAAAGTGAACATCTTCAACATCTCTAAAATCAATACTGAAGTGCGCGGAGGCAAATCTCCTCGAATCAAACGCCTTTCGGAATATATCGGTGAAAGCTACTTCGATTATCTGGCAGCGCTGCCGGATCTCGTGTTACTGATGGATGAATCCCATCGCTACCGGGCTTCGGCGGGCGTCCGGGCTATCAACGAACTAAAGCCGTTGATGGGGCTTGAACTCACGGCAACGCCCTTTGTCGAAACCGGCAAGGGAGCGGTAG